The genome window CATTGGTTAGCTTCATTGATGCCTCCTAGTTCTCGAGAGGCCTAGCATACACTAATGTTTGCCATAGTTTTTAGCATTATTGAGATCGGCTCTAGTAGCCAATTCTTAGTTTAAAATCCTATTCTTTTCTTAGATAAACGTTCCTTACTTCAGGAATCTTTTGCAAAGTTTGAAGATAAAAATACGGCATCCTCAGATTGTTATATGAGACCTACCGTATCGTATTTCTACAGTAATTCACTAGCGGATAATCGAACATGCTCGGTGTCAAATCTCTTGCTCCCATCAATTGATACTGCTAACAGCCTTCTTAAGGCACTCTTTCAGGCTAAGAAAAGTCTCGTACCAATAGAATTCAGCGTGGACTATCAGGCGCGAATGATCATCAATGATGGCAAAGAGATAGGTTTTCCTGAACCCTTTCTCTTCGTGTCGAACTGATGGTCCATGCATGACATCGCATTGCCAGATGGCATTTGGGTGATCAGCCTCATAGCGACGACGATCATTAGGATCTACCTGCCTCTGATTGAGCCCCTGATCGCGAATAAAACGATAGATCGTAGCAAAGTTCATCTTATCGTCTTTTTTGATAGTCCCTGCTGCCTCATGATATTGATCATTGCTGGAACGGTGTAGATAGGATTTTCTTCCTTGAGCGCGCGAAGGGCTAGCCTCAATCTGGCATCCAGCTTTCGGTAGTGACCCCTGTCACTGCGGGTCTTGGGTATCAAGGATTCTATCCTACAACTTGACTGCTGATAGACATTGATCCATTTGCGGATGGTCCCTGCTGATATGCGAGTTTTGGTAGAGCCTGGAATCTTATAACTGGTAGCAACTTTCTCATGAATCAGCTTCTCCTTATGCCTCGGGGCATTAGAGGGAAACGGGGCTAATTGAGCTATGACTCGTGATTTGGCTACCGCGCCCTCTCCTGACCCGAGCTAAACTCATCTTTGAGCCGGTATAGGCTTCCTTCACTGATTTTGAAGCGTCTAGCTATAGCTGAAGCTGACTCACCTCGTGTCAATAGTGCCATCACAGCTTCAACCCTTTGCGCATTGCTAATCTGCAGCTTCTTACCCATGATACCTCCTTGTAACTCGTTAAGTTTACGACAGGAAGTGAATTTTCTCACTGTAGTGAGTCCAATTAACCCCGAGCAAGACACCATACTTTCGGTTTTATAATTCTTTTGAATAATGGTGTAGACCAAGTAAATATTTAGAAATAGACTGACAGAAACTAAATAGTTTCTGTCAGTCTATTTCTAAATATTTGAGGGTGCCATGCCTGAGAGTAGTATTCTTGTTACGGGTGGTTGCGGATACATAGGAAGTCACGTTGTTCGTCAACTGTCCGAATGCGGATATCAAGTGGTTATCATAGATAATCTAAGTACAGGCTCAAAAGAAAATTTGATCTATGATGAAAAACTAGTCGTTGGCGATATATCTGATAGTAAACTGGTGGAGTCAGTATTCTCTCAGTATAGATTTGATGCTGTATTTCACTTTGCAGCATCAATTATTGTGCCTGAGTCGGTTAAAATGCCATTAAAATACTATAGAAATAATACAGTCAATAGTATCAATATTTTTGACGCTTGCATAAGGTATGGAGTAAACAAAATTGTATTTTCTTCTACTGCTGCAGTTTATGGGGAAAATGAGTTGCTTCAAGTCACTGAGGACAGCCCTTTGAACCCAACGAACCCTTATGCAAGATCGAAGCTGATGGATGAATATGTACTCTCTGATATGAGAGCTGCTTTACCAAACTTAAGTTACGTTATATTAAGGTACTTTAACGTTGCTGGTTCTGATTTACTTGGCCGTATTGGTCCAAGAAATCCAAATGCGACACATCTGATTAAAGTAGCGTGTGAAGCGGCCTTAGGCATCAGGGATAAAGTTACGATTTTTGGTACAGACTACCCTACTCATGATGGAACTTGCATTAGAGACTATATTCATGTCGAAGATTTGGCCAAGGCGCATTTGGAGTCTTACAGATACCTCAGAGATGGCGGGGATTCTATAGTACTGAATTGTGGGTATGGCCGTGGCCTTTCTGTACGAGAAGTCCTTAAAGCTGTTGAATTAGCGCACAGAAAACCTATTAAGGTGTCTGAAGGATATAGGCGAATTGGCGATGTGAGTTCAGTCATTGCAAATTCAAATAGAATTAAGAAGCTTCTTAATTGGAGACCAGTGTATGAAGACATAAGCTCTATAGTTGAATCTGCTTATCACTGGGAAAAAAAACTAATTAGGAACTCAAATAGCGAGCGAAGAATATTTTCGGTTAACCAAAGTCTAGGTAGAGAAGTTACTTGACACCCTGACTCATAAAGAGGGCATTCATCAATTGGGATAATATCAAGAAAAAATATTTGGCAGGATAAAAGGTTGGGACTATTTCCTTACTGTTTTCTCGTCCTACCACTATACCTATTTTTTTCAGACATATATAGAGTAAATGAATTTTTCGATTCTCCATTTTGGGTCATCAATAATAATCGAGTATCGTCCTCAAAGCTAGTTGAAATAGGTACGTTCAATAAAAAGATTGGATCTCTGTCACAACCCCGAGGGATGGCTGCAAATAGAAGTATTTCGTCGATTCCAAGAAGCGATATTGAAAGATATAACTTTCGAAAAAATTTTGAAGAGAGCTTCTTGGAACAAGAGTTTCGTTTTCCAAAGACATTGAACTTAAAGTACTTTAGAGAAGATAATGTTCAGTTCGCTACTCTAATTCTTGACGATAGAATTTATTCAAAGCCAACGGATCGAAGGCAATTTTTCTCGGATACCATTCAATTTCGATTCAATAAACCCATACTTCCTGGGGTATACCGAGCAAGTCTTCTAGTCCAGCCTAACAATTCAACAATTGACATAGAAACCAAAATTGACTCGGAGGGTACTGTTTGGGCAGTAACAACTAGTGGAAGATATAAAGTTGGCTATATGGACTTTCTAGCATCATTATCAAAAAAAAGCATTGAGAGATTCTTAAGTGCAGTGTTAGGGATAGTATTTCTTGCAATTAGTATCGCTTTTGTTAGAACAAAATATTTCTTCATACTATTGACTATCAGCCTTGTAATCTCAGTTTTGGCAACTACAGACTCAATGAGCGGCCATGATGAGACAGCTCACTTAGATATGATGTACAGATCATTCCATGTTGAAGGTAAGGCTCCTGTTCAACTAGGGAGTTTCTACAATCAAAGCTATGACTTTATGGAGCAGAATGATTTTTATTACCTTCATAAGCTTCACCCAGTGAGGAATACCTGTATTCATCGTATTGTTGGTCATTGTGGTATATCCAGTCAGCCGATGAATTGGTATCAAGATATTTCTCTATTCAGCAATCCCTTGACTAGCCCCCATCAGTTCGTTTTTTATCATCAGGTAATCACTTTATTGCTGTTAATTATATGTATTACTTCGGCTTATTTTTTCCTGGAAAACGGATACTTCCAGGGATTTTTGGTTGGACTGATACTGTGCGGAGGATTTTGGAGCGCTATTCCCAGTATC of Pseudobacteriovorax antillogorgiicola contains these proteins:
- a CDS encoding DDE-type integrase/transposase/recombinase — its product is MNFATIYRFIRDQGLNQRQVDPNDRRRYEADHPNAIWQCDVMHGPSVRHEEKGFRKTYLFAIIDDHSRLIVHAEFYWYETFLSLKECLKKAVSSIN
- a CDS encoding helix-turn-helix domain-containing protein, whose translation is MGKKLQISNAQRVEAVMALLTRGESASAIARRFKISEGSLYRLKDEFSSGQERAR
- the galE gene encoding UDP-glucose 4-epimerase GalE; protein product: MPESSILVTGGCGYIGSHVVRQLSECGYQVVIIDNLSTGSKENLIYDEKLVVGDISDSKLVESVFSQYRFDAVFHFAASIIVPESVKMPLKYYRNNTVNSINIFDACIRYGVNKIVFSSTAAVYGENELLQVTEDSPLNPTNPYARSKLMDEYVLSDMRAALPNLSYVILRYFNVAGSDLLGRIGPRNPNATHLIKVACEAALGIRDKVTIFGTDYPTHDGTCIRDYIHVEDLAKAHLESYRYLRDGGDSIVLNCGYGRGLSVREVLKAVELAHRKPIKVSEGYRRIGDVSSVIANSNRIKKLLNWRPVYEDISSIVESAYHWEKKLIRNSNSERRIFSVNQSLGREVT